The nucleotide sequence GGATACTCAAAAAGGCATGCAATTTAAAACTAATGAATCgtttctttctggaattttccatttaatatttttggaCCATAGTTGACTGTAGATAACTGAAACCACTGAAAGAAAAACTACAGGTGTGGGGTAGGGAGAACTACTGTATTTCCCCTTGAACTGTGACTTACACTTTACTGGAGCTGTGAAAAAGCATGAGAAAACACTTGAATAAATGCATACACTGTGTAATCTATTTAGGTGGTGAGGAGAGAATCTGCATCATACTGTAGTAAACAATTCAGAACACGGAAAGGAAAtgcatttatacatataaatgtatacatatttatccATAAACAAAGGAATGATTATTCTTTTGTGGTCCTGAAgttgaaaaacaaattcaaaacagTGATTACAAATGCCACTCTCAAATACTAACTTTCTATTGAATGTACTGTTTGTGTGCTACTAATggacaaattttccaaaattctgtgGTTGAACTGCAGGTTCCTTTCAAAAGAAAAGGATTATATAAGATGCTTTTGCTTGCTTAgtatcagaagaagaaaaatatttatttagatgaaAACAAGTAAAGAGATGTTTTAAACACACCTAAACAGATAAAAACAGGATACCTATCGGGTATTAGAAAGTTCACAAACCAACCACAACAttcaaattcaatattttatatgGTTAGATCTAAAGTATTTTGTGCTTTACTTTTCCCATTATAAACAGTTATGCTTTATAGCTGAGCCTGTGATTAAGAATGATTGATTCACTTCTCAAATCAGGACACactaaatacatctttttttggATAgttttttatgcatttataaaatTGCTTCAGGTAGTTTATAAGTCactatggatctttttttttatttttaagattttatttatttattcatgagagacacacagtgagaggcagaaacagaggcagagggagaagcagactccatgcagggagcccgatgtgggactcaatcccagggctccaggatcacaccctaagccgaaggcagaggctcaaccactgagtcatccaggcatcccaccacAGATCATTTTAAATAAGGCTTTCCTATCCAAAACTGGCATATTGTTGCCACATTAAATTAGTTACTACTGTCCGTTTTCAagttattttctgaatttatgtAGGATGCCTAACAATGGCATCATACTATGTAGTTATGAAGACACTTATGGTCTTTtgtaaaaatcaatatttattttataccagtTCTCTTTTCAGACAGAAGAcggaataaatgaaaagaattagTTACTAAGTCACATTTAACTAGCACAGGGATTGTTCAATGCCACAATATACAGAAGTTAACTCCATTTAATTTACAGCTTATTtcataacaatattttattaagatatacTTCACATGTAGTAAAATCATAAATCTTAAACATACAGCTTGGGGGATGTTGACAAATGTATGCAACTACATAACTGTCAGCCACATCAAGATACAAAACATTTCAATTACCCACTCCCTCAAATACCCTCATGTCCCTTTTCCAGACAATTGGAATCCTCTGCCCTCACCCAGAGCAATCACTGTTCTGAGATGCATCACAACAGCCTGGTTTGGCCTATAATTGGCCTTCATATAAATAGTTATACAGAAtgttgtatctggcttattttgtTCAAtgtaatgcttttgagattcatgtAGGCTCATGCATGTACCAGTAGTCCATTCGTTTTCATAAGTAGTATTCCACTGTCTGAGTATATTGCAGCTTGTCTATCATGTGGATAGAAACTCGAttgtttatagttttgtgttatgaataaaactgctataaatactCATTTGAGTATATActctcttgagtatatacctaaGAATGAAACTGCTGAAACACAGAGTAGGTGTGTATTTAACTTTAGAAACTTCCACTTTTCCAAAGTTCGTGTACCATATACTCCATTCCTATCCATTGTGTATGAAAGTTCTAGGTACTCCACATTCCCATTATTGCTGGACATTATTCCCattattgtcagtctttttcaGCTTTAACCAATTTAACCGATGTGTATATTTCGTAATTTTAGTCATTTAGTGGTATCTTGTTatggttttaatgtgcatttccttgatgataagtgatgttaactttatatatttacttttgtatattttttttctgtgaagtttCTTTAACTGGCTTCTTTTATTACTGATTTAcaggagttcttcatatattctgggtaagaatcctttgtcagatatgggtactttgaatattttattccaATCTGTGGCTTGCTTCTTCACTTAATGGAAGTTTTTGATGaacaaaaagtttttattttgatgaagtccaatttctctttttcttttaaattattgcttTTCATGtcctatctgaaaaaaaaaatatttctctaaccTGGATTACAAAGATTCTCTCctagatttgttttcatttcaccagttacatttaatttttctgtagaCTTTTAAGTAGGAGAGaaggttttgattttgttttcatgttttttatagttatttcaataccatttgttgaaaagattatccttttcctttttaaatacattggcacctttgtaaaaaaaaaatcagctgattgCACATTGTTCTTTCTAGTTTCTCCATCCTGTTACATTGATGTATTTGTTTAAACCTATGCCAAGGGCACACTGCCTTCATTATTGAATCTTAATAGTATGTTCTAAAGTCAGATTGtataagtcctccaactttgttctttttcaaaattgttttggctattttgaggtcctttatatttctttttttgtcttttttaaagactttatttacttattcatgagagacacagagggagagagggagagagagagagagagagagagagaggcagagacacagtcagagggagaagcaggctcccggcaaggagcccagtgtgggactcgatcccggatcctgggaccacactttgagccaaatgcagacgctcaactgctgaaccactcaggcaccccggtccgttgtatttctatataaaatttgAGTCAGTTTGTCAATTTATACTCCCTCTGGGATTTTTAACTGGGATTGTAGTGAACCTATAgattaatttagaaaaacaaattaggTGGCTTATTTTCTCCTATATAAAGAAATCTATAGGTAGGTAGTCCAGATATGATACATTACTCTATTGCACTGTTTAGAACCCAGGCTCCTTTGTCTTGTTGCTCAGCTGACTATTCATTGACTGTCTCCTCATTGATACAATACAGCTAGTGTGTTACCTCAGGTTTCAATTATGCAATtcaggagaaaaagacaaaaggtaaAAGGTATGTGGCAGCTGAATCTTTCACCGTTAAAACATCTTTTCTTAATGATCTACTGGACAATGTATACATACATCTCATTAGTCTGAACCGTTTTATCATGTCATTTTTAACTgcaaagaaatctggaaaaatgtttttaagtagtGCCCCTAAAAATTCAAGTTCTGTTAATAGAAAAGAAGAGGATAAAATATATTGTCAAACAGACAGACAACTAGGTACTCTGTACAAGTAATAAAAGTccttaagggcagccctggtggcacagcggtttagcgccgcctgcagcccagggcgtgatctggagaccctggatcgagtcccatgtcaggctctctgcatggagcctgcttgtgtctctgcctctctctctctctctccctgcatctctatgaataaataaataaaatctttaaaaataataataataaaataaaagtccttaaaaaaattcttctctaAGACTGCTAATCTCTTAGTTAAGAAAGCTAGTGAAGGACCAGGTTTGGTGGAGAAGTTCATAGATGATCTACTAGATGGCTTCAAACTCTGAACTATATGacaattcaaaatttgaaaagcTCTAGATAAGGAGTATTTgatgtttacaaaataaaatgaagacattttggCATCTGGTTTAACAGCATTAAGAAAATGTCACTTGTTTGTAAATGAAAGTAGAATCTGTTGCCCCAATTCAAGaccatttcatttccttccacaCACTAAAAATAGTCACAAGACAGGGAAAACAGATGGTTAAATACATATGTAACTTATGATGCCTTAACGGATGAGGATCTCCTGTCAACTGGAATAGGTCATTGTTTTCAACCCATTTCAACAATGCACAGAAGATTCTAAGTAAAGAATTACTGTACATTACACGGAATTcaaaaaaatgcacaaataacATATTCTAGTCTCAGGCTGGCTGAAGTTTAGGGAAGTGGAAAGAAATAATGATGTTGGTTGACAGAATCAGGGATATCTGGGGTGATGGTGATGCAAGGCAGATAGAACTGATTGACGTGATGACTCCTAGACTAAATGACTCTGAGAAACATTTTAACTTTCTAGATAAAGTCATCTACAAACTTCCTATTCTCTTGCTAACTCATATACAACTTGCCAGAGATACTATATTTTCACTGAACTCCATGAAAACAGTTCTTGAAATGTGCTGGCGGTATCGTGattaaaaaagattatacttATTATTGGTTTACCTTAAAAGATACAGAGGAGAAATGACTGATATGGTCATCTACTATACTCCTGTACATCAGGTTTCTCTGTTAGCCACAGCTCTGATTCTGGTTGTTTCCATTCTTCTCCAAGCAGTGTGTTAAAACCGAAAGGCTTGAAATATTCCAGACGATGgctaaacacaaagaaaaagaaggtgggAATTGAAATGAATTATGCATTTGTGAAATAGTTGTCCTGAAGGGCTATTCATTTTGTCACATTTGTGACAGAAcaacattctattttaaaaataccaaaggTAAGATGTATTCTATATGTACAACTTTTTTATTCTTGCTATCAAACACTCAGCTCTGAAATTCACCCACATCTTAAAACACTCTTAATTCTACAAAAGCTCCCTCACacctgagagaagaaataaaaatcaacactCAAAACCTGTCTCATTCTATCTAgcattagaaaaatattatacTCTCAGAGATGTTTTTACATtcaaattttgaaatactttataaGCCATATAGATAATTGTTTTAAAGTTTCAGCTCTGTAGCTTAGAGGATAGACTACTTTGCCAAAGCAAGAGAACTTAATGTAAAAGAGATTTAAttctagttcttttctttctaggaAAAGCATTTACCTATTGCGGCTTACCAAGGAGAGAAAGCCTTAACTAACATGTAACAGTGGATGTTAAACTGTGTAGAAAATCATTCTGCTCTGGCTCAATCTTATGATGGATGTTATCAGGGGAAGACAGCCAGAGACTTAACTGAAGGGCACATTTTCAAACAGCAAGAAAGGATTTATTAACCCTTTAATTACACAGAAAACACACAGATGTCTCTGGCCATTAGCTCTGAAAGGGATCATAAATGAATTTGCAACCATACTTTGATACCAGCTGTTGCAATACTAAGAAAGGCTTTTCTCATACTGCTATGGAGATATAAGTGCTCTACTGACAAAAGTAAGAGAAACTATGTCTGTCCAAAGTCAGTCTATCAAGTACTTACTAGGGACCATCAGGGAACATAGGACTCTACTAGGTATTTGTATACATATCTTCTTTGAGTGAAAATGTTACTACTGTTCTACGcataattcattttcaaaaaactCAGAgttgaaacatattttcatttattttctacttacaAATCAGGTTTTTGTCCTTGCTGCAGTTCATGTCGAGGTACAGGGTAAAGAGCTTCATAGTTTCTCTTATCTTTTGATCCATGAATAGCAAATGCATTGAATTTTGTCACATGTGGTGGAAAATAACTCCAAGGAAGATAAGCTCTACCTTCCCATTTTGTCTCTCCTGTGCACACTTTGTACGACAGAGCAAGTTCTTTCTACAGAAATAACAGGTGAAATACAAAAGGTAAATTTAGATCTATActgtaaacattttatatacgatatgtatataacatatatgtatattacatatttaaggattttgtctaatatttttatttacttactttccacacatttcttcttccagaGAGTAAAAGCACCAAATGTTGTCCATGACTGTCAAAATTAAAATTCCCCATGAGTGtttgaaagaaacaaatgttaTTTCCTTTACTTTCCTTCATGTCTGCAATATGTGCATATCTACAATATGAATATTAGATAATTATAGGGAGAATCAGTGTGTTCAGTTACTTAGAAATATCATCTTTGAGTATCTCATTTTTCAGAAAACTGCAGTCAAATGCCTAAAGCTACACATGTTCAGACTGCctcttaaattttataaataagaaattacataaaatactTCAACCAGTTAGATGgtacaaaatatgaaaaagggTGTGACATACCATAGTATCTGCTGCTCAAAATAAAACCCAtttcaaaaactaaataaagtACCCTAAAAGAAGCTGGCACTGATTTATAAGTCTGAATCCAACAACTTTACTAAAGgttacttctgtaaaaaaaaaaaacaaacaaaaacaaaacaaaacaaaaaaacaaaactgtcttgAAGCTTATTaggaagatagaaaataaaaa is from Canis lupus baileyi chromosome 20, mCanLup2.hap1, whole genome shotgun sequence and encodes:
- the C20H4orf33 gene encoding UPF0462 protein C4orf33 homolog isoform X1, producing MPGTSALREPACWPQGAGLERRVGFSPPRPTPLGCVGSWAEPKAEPSSVTCAESSELSVERKKSFPSVQMDFKIEHTWDGLPVKHEPAFVRLNPGDGGVMMEVSAPFFNDPPAPLGEPGKPFNELWDYEVVEAFFLNDITKQYLEVELCPYAHIADMKESKGNNICFFQTLMGNFNFDSHGQHLVLLLSGRRNVWKKELALSYKVCTGETKWEGRAYLPWSYFPPHVTKFNAFAIHGSKDKRNYEALYPVPRHELQQGQKPDFHRLEYFKPFGFNTLLGEEWKQPESELWLTEKPDVQEYSR
- the C20H4orf33 gene encoding UPF0462 protein C4orf33 homolog isoform X3, which encodes MDFKIEHTWDGLPVKHEPAFVRLNPGDGGVMMEVSAPFFNDPPAPLGEPGKPFNELWDYEVVEAFFLNDITKQYLEVELCPYAHIADMKESKGNNICFFQTLMGNFNFDSHGQHLVLLLSGRRNVWKKELALSYKVCTGETKWEGRAYLPWSYFPPHVTKFNAFAIHGSKDKRNYEALYPVPRHELQQGQKPDFHRLEYFKPFGFNTLLGEEWKQPESELWLTEKPDVQEYSR
- the C20H4orf33 gene encoding UPF0462 protein C4orf33 homolog isoform X4; amino-acid sequence: MDFKIEHTWDGLPVKHEPAFVRLNPGDGGVMMEVSAPFFNDPPAPLGEPGKPFNELWDYEVVEAFFLNDITKQYLEVELCPHGQHLVLLLSGRRNVWKKELALSYKVCTGETKWEGRAYLPWSYFPPHVTKFNAFAIHGSKDKRNYEALYPVPRHELQQGQKPDFHRLEYFKPFGFNTLLGEEWKQPESELWLTEKPDVQEYSR